In Nanohaloarchaea archaeon SW_7_43_1, a single window of DNA contains:
- a CDS encoding trypsin, giving the protein MNPDSKTVAASAVFLVLGGALGGAATYNYMQSEIQNLDDRLENLESSANVVRLNYTENTGLSSLFDSVDQSTVYIRANGTGRSQGSGFVYDETGHIVTNEHVVADADRVEVGFIDGSTRRARIVGTDPYTDLAVLKVNKRDLDPLELADSSEVKVGQKAVAVGNPFGLRSSITSGIISQKGRSLRTQGGFSTPNVLQTDAAINPGNSGGPLMNLKGEGVGVNTAIESNTGTFSGVGFAIPSNTVRNVIPSLIEDEDHQHPWLGISGVDISPEIADRMNLKNTTGFLVVNVIDDSPADKAGLKAGNRTEEINGNSVRLGGDVITAINGKKMRGINDILLYLSRETEVDEEVNVTVIRDNEKVDREVTLGARSDQ; this is encoded by the coding sequence ATGAATCCAGATTCTAAAACAGTAGCTGCATCAGCAGTATTCTTGGTATTGGGCGGTGCTCTTGGCGGAGCAGCCACCTACAACTACATGCAGTCTGAGATCCAGAATTTGGATGATAGACTTGAGAATCTTGAAAGCAGTGCAAATGTGGTCAGATTGAACTATACTGAAAATACCGGTCTTTCCTCACTTTTCGATTCTGTGGATCAATCAACAGTATATATCAGAGCGAATGGTACAGGAAGATCCCAGGGTTCAGGATTTGTATATGATGAAACCGGTCATATTGTTACTAATGAACATGTAGTTGCAGACGCTGACAGAGTAGAAGTAGGATTTATCGATGGTTCTACACGGAGAGCAAGAATTGTTGGAACCGATCCATACACTGACCTAGCGGTTCTAAAGGTCAACAAGAGAGATCTTGATCCTCTGGAGCTAGCGGATTCTTCAGAAGTGAAGGTCGGACAGAAAGCGGTAGCTGTAGGAAATCCATTCGGGCTCAGAAGCTCGATTACCTCCGGTATAATATCACAGAAAGGTAGAAGCCTGAGAACTCAAGGAGGATTTTCAACACCTAATGTTCTTCAGACAGATGCCGCAATCAATCCAGGTAACTCAGGAGGCCCATTAATGAACCTTAAAGGAGAGGGGGTTGGTGTCAATACTGCCATTGAATCTAATACAGGAACTTTCTCAGGAGTAGGATTTGCAATTCCATCCAACACCGTCAGAAACGTTATCCCATCATTAATTGAAGACGAAGATCATCAACATCCATGGCTCGGAATATCCGGTGTCGATATCAGCCCGGAAATCGCTGATAGAATGAATCTGAAAAATACTACAGGATTCCTAGTGGTCAATGTGATAGATGACAGCCCGGCCGATAAAGCAGGGCTGAAAGCAGGAAACAGAACAGAGGAAATTAACGGTAACTCTGTAAGGCTTGGGGGAGACGTGATAACAGCCATAAATGGAAAAAAGATGAGAGGTATAAACGACATTTTGCTTTACCTCTCCCGGGAAACGGAAGTAGATGAAGAGGTAAATGTAACTGTTATCCGGGACAACGAGAAAGTTGACAGGGAAGTGACTCTTGGCGCTAGGTCAGATCAGTGA
- a CDS encoding mRNA surveillance protein pelota, with product MKLLNTDRGEGYAKIRIENEDDLWHLKDFIKPGDTLRALTQRTKLDGREKKTLKLTLETEKIKYQENRLRVTGEITEGSDDIELGYHTFNLEPEMEFDIWRNFTGEDFNKLEEMEEKRSYQVLFCLVEKGKADFFMVEESGIKNMSGVEQNIPGKMYADQKEGDGFYKKVKSTVERSASDLENIILAGPGMEKNKVKNLLSDDIQSKVFLQDTSVTGETGLREAIKRGGLKKVVEDSRISEETEVVEELLEGVRDDGNASYGEPVKELAEQGAVERLLITPEKNRENPDLSETVENNGGETIIIHKDHEAGERIEKLGGIAALLRYSPH from the coding sequence ATGAAACTGTTAAACACTGATAGAGGTGAAGGCTATGCCAAGATCAGAATCGAAAATGAGGATGATCTCTGGCACCTGAAAGACTTTATTAAGCCCGGAGATACTCTGAGAGCTCTAACACAGAGAACCAAACTGGATGGACGGGAGAAAAAAACACTGAAACTAACGCTTGAGACAGAGAAGATCAAATACCAAGAGAATCGTCTAAGAGTTACCGGTGAAATTACCGAGGGAAGCGATGATATTGAATTGGGATACCACACCTTCAACTTGGAGCCGGAGATGGAGTTCGATATCTGGCGAAACTTCACAGGAGAGGATTTCAACAAGCTAGAGGAGATGGAGGAGAAACGGTCATACCAAGTACTTTTCTGCCTTGTTGAGAAAGGTAAGGCCGACTTTTTCATGGTGGAGGAATCAGGCATCAAGAATATGTCTGGCGTGGAGCAAAACATTCCAGGAAAAATGTATGCCGACCAGAAGGAAGGTGACGGATTCTATAAGAAGGTCAAATCAACGGTTGAGAGATCAGCAAGTGACCTAGAAAACATCATTCTGGCTGGGCCAGGAATGGAGAAGAACAAGGTAAAGAATCTGCTCTCCGATGATATACAGTCGAAAGTATTTTTACAGGATACATCTGTGACAGGTGAAACCGGTTTGAGGGAGGCAATAAAACGCGGAGGTCTGAAGAAAGTGGTTGAGGACTCGAGAATATCTGAGGAAACCGAGGTAGTTGAAGAATTACTTGAGGGAGTTAGAGATGATGGGAACGCAAGCTATGGAGAGCCTGTCAAGGAACTAGCGGAGCAAGGCGCCGTAGAAAGACTTCTGATCACCCCTGAAAAGAACCGTGAAAACCCGGATTTATCAGAGACTGTGGAAAACAACGGCGGTGAGACAATCATCATACACAAAGATCATGAAGCCGGGGAAAGAATTGAGAAACTTGGTGGAATCGCTGCCTTACTTAGATACAGTCCTCACTGA